Proteins found in one Alicyclobacillus cycloheptanicus genomic segment:
- a CDS encoding CynX/NimT family MFS transporter: protein MEKRNQPLGKSFQAASQALLVTGIIVTAANLRAAITGVGPLVTEICQNTGLSTAWAGMLTTLPLVAFAVVSPVAPVIARRIGIEFALAASMGLLTVGIVVRGIFSDIGLFVGMFLVGVGIAMGNVLLPSLVKRDFAARVGLMTGLYTISMSVWAAIASGISVPLSHVLHLGWRGSMMSWGILSIVCILVWLPQMRKHHIPQAIKSAVNVWKSGLAWQVTFFMGLQSFLFYVSIAWLPEILQSRGMSETASGWMLSLLQFVSLPASFVVPIVAGRRASQRGLVVFCSLLFLIGYAGLLCELNALNWLWVVLIGVAGGAAISLALSFFGLRSQSSDEAAKLSGMAQSVGYLMAAIGPALVGFLHHALGAWTVPLLMLIGITVLLFIFGMGAGRNAFIGRAEVRENLAEQA from the coding sequence GTGGAGAAGCGAAATCAGCCACTGGGGAAGTCTTTTCAGGCGGCAAGCCAGGCGCTGTTGGTGACGGGCATCATTGTCACGGCGGCGAATCTGCGAGCTGCCATCACGGGCGTGGGACCGCTCGTGACCGAAATCTGTCAGAACACAGGGTTGTCAACCGCATGGGCAGGCATGCTGACGACTTTGCCCCTTGTTGCATTTGCGGTCGTCTCACCGGTTGCGCCGGTGATTGCCAGGCGCATTGGGATTGAGTTTGCACTGGCTGCGAGCATGGGGCTGCTCACCGTTGGCATCGTGGTTCGCGGCATTTTTTCAGATATTGGGTTATTCGTGGGGATGTTCCTGGTTGGCGTGGGGATTGCCATGGGAAATGTGCTGCTGCCCAGTTTGGTCAAACGCGATTTTGCGGCGCGGGTCGGCCTGATGACGGGGCTCTACACCATCTCGATGAGCGTTTGGGCAGCGATTGCCTCGGGCATCAGTGTCCCACTGTCCCATGTTTTGCACCTGGGATGGCGCGGGTCGATGATGAGCTGGGGAATTTTATCGATTGTGTGCATCCTCGTCTGGCTGCCGCAAATGCGGAAGCACCACATTCCTCAAGCAATCAAGTCTGCGGTCAATGTGTGGAAGTCCGGCTTAGCCTGGCAAGTCACCTTCTTCATGGGTCTCCAGTCGTTTCTTTTCTATGTCAGCATTGCTTGGCTTCCGGAGATTCTGCAAAGCCGCGGCATGAGTGAAACTGCTTCCGGCTGGATGTTGTCGCTGCTGCAGTTTGTCAGCCTGCCAGCGTCGTTCGTGGTTCCGATTGTCGCAGGGAGGCGTGCGAGTCAACGCGGCTTGGTGGTGTTTTGCAGCTTGCTGTTTTTGATCGGCTACGCAGGGCTTTTGTGTGAACTCAATGCATTGAATTGGTTGTGGGTTGTGCTCATCGGGGTCGCTGGCGGCGCGGCCATCAGCCTTGCCTTATCCTTTTTCGGGCTGCGATCCCAAAGCTCCGATGAAGCCGCCAAACTGTCGGGCATGGCGCAGTCTGTTGGGTATCTTATGGCTGCCATCGGGCCTGCTTTGGTCGGATTTTTGCACCATGCGCTCGGTGCCTGGACGGTGCCGCTCCTCATGCTCATCGGCATCACGGTGCTGCTGTTCATTTTTGGCATGGGCGCGGGACGCAATGCTTTTATTGGGCGGGCGGAAGTCCGGGAGAACCTTGCTGAACAAGCGTAG
- a CDS encoding FadR/GntR family transcriptional regulator, translating to MLQKTNRLTLVEQVVLQMEALIESGTWPVGMRIPPEPALMADLNVSRNTLREAIRALTHAGLLQTRQGDGTYVCSSSALGVMLHRRILRTNRLHTLEVRHALEREGAYLAAQRRTDDEAHRMLVLLDNCESALARGETDRYIAEDILLHQCIISASHNEILIELYEHIAETLESLITSLIRQEAGASVHSQMHRQLVEAIVRRDVDEAVEVVHRYIAESKAAILAEGSEIAALSGNLSDIESR from the coding sequence ATGCTGCAGAAAACGAACCGATTGACACTGGTTGAACAAGTTGTCTTACAGATGGAAGCGTTGATCGAGTCCGGGACGTGGCCGGTTGGCATGCGCATTCCGCCGGAACCCGCGTTGATGGCGGATTTGAATGTCAGCCGCAATACCTTGCGGGAGGCGATTCGGGCGTTAACGCATGCGGGTCTGTTACAGACAAGGCAGGGGGATGGAACATATGTCTGTTCATCCAGTGCCCTGGGGGTTATGCTGCACCGACGCATTTTGAGGACGAACCGGCTGCATACGTTGGAGGTCCGGCATGCGCTCGAACGTGAGGGTGCCTATTTGGCGGCGCAGCGGCGAACGGACGATGAGGCACACAGGATGCTGGTGTTGTTGGACAATTGTGAGTCTGCGTTGGCGCGCGGAGAAACGGACCGGTATATCGCAGAGGACATCCTCCTTCATCAATGTATTATCAGTGCTTCGCATAATGAAATTTTAATTGAACTCTACGAACACATTGCGGAAACGTTGGAATCGTTGATTACCAGTCTGATTCGCCAGGAGGCCGGCGCATCCGTCCACTCCCAGATGCACCGCCAGCTCGTTGAAGCGATTGTACGTCGCGATGTAGATGAGGCAGTTGAAGTGGTACATCGTTATATTGCTGAGTCGAAGGCAGCCATCCTTGCGGAGGGCAGCGAAATCGCAGCTTTGTCCGGTAATCTTTCGGATATAGAAAGTAGGTAG
- a CDS encoding response regulator transcription factor, translated as MKQRILVIEDDENIRDVCRRYMEREGYEVLAASDGYEGSAMFQRCETDLVVVDIMLPGKDGYELCQEIRQQADTPIIILTARGDERDRLMGLTLGADDYLTKPFSPRELMLRIHNVLRRVNLSKSLDPQDSAVLSYGRLTIDLSVRRVMIAGQAIDLTAKEFEVLCVMARRPGQVFSKGQLLDLVWGYDNLVNTSAVTVLIRRLREKIETNPSQPVFIRTVWGIGYRFEPSGEGRT; from the coding sequence TTGAAGCAGCGAATCCTGGTCATCGAGGACGATGAGAACATCCGTGATGTGTGCAGGCGCTATATGGAACGAGAAGGGTACGAAGTCCTCGCCGCGTCTGACGGATATGAAGGCAGTGCAATGTTTCAACGCTGCGAAACCGATCTCGTCGTCGTCGACATCATGCTGCCGGGAAAGGATGGGTATGAGCTTTGTCAGGAGATTCGCCAGCAAGCCGACACACCCATTATCATTCTCACCGCCCGTGGCGACGAACGGGACAGACTGATGGGACTGACCCTTGGTGCCGATGACTATCTCACCAAACCGTTTTCCCCACGTGAACTGATGCTCCGCATACACAACGTTCTCCGGCGAGTCAATCTTTCAAAGTCTCTTGACCCGCAGGATTCAGCAGTTTTGTCCTACGGTCGTCTGACCATCGACTTGTCGGTGCGGCGAGTCATGATTGCCGGCCAGGCGATTGATTTAACAGCGAAGGAATTTGAGGTCCTCTGCGTGATGGCACGACGGCCCGGGCAGGTTTTTTCAAAAGGACAATTGTTAGATCTCGTATGGGGATACGACAATCTCGTGAACACCAGCGCCGTCACCGTACTGATTCGCAGACTTCGCGAAAAAATCGAGACAAACCCTTCCCAGCCAGTTTTCATTCGGACCGTCTGGGGAATTGGTTACCGATTTGAGCCCAGTGGAGAGGGCCGTACATGA
- a CDS encoding sensor histidine kinase — protein MKLRTQLLLINAASIALLVAAVAASHTMMLLDVHQARLLTIITIAAGILSSVAYWGMTIPVSRSIQELIGFAEQVGDGQLEDASMHPSGPYEVRQLTRSVQDMKARLQSHLRQLELDEKTRRELIANVSHDLRTPIASIQSFVEALQDRVIDDTETSQAYLTTIHREVRRLNSLIDDLFELSKLEAGQETFEPVPCHLDQIIIEVLDSYSVRIHEKMLQVHVSVGDDIPVLHLMPEKMMRVLNNLVDNAVRHSPQGGLLRINVQAHPHAGFIEVTIRDEAERVTGEDAKRVFERFYRVDKSRNKRSGGAGLGLAIARSLVELHGGEIGVRTPPNTTQGNEFWFTLPLHKR, from the coding sequence ATGAAGCTTCGGACACAGTTACTATTGATTAACGCGGCAAGCATTGCCCTGTTGGTGGCTGCCGTGGCGGCAAGTCACACCATGATGCTGCTCGATGTTCATCAGGCACGGCTGTTGACCATCATCACAATCGCTGCGGGCATCCTCTCGTCTGTCGCCTATTGGGGGATGACCATCCCGGTAAGCCGTTCAATCCAGGAACTCATTGGGTTCGCCGAGCAGGTGGGAGACGGGCAGCTGGAAGACGCCTCCATGCATCCATCGGGACCGTATGAAGTTCGTCAATTGACCCGGTCCGTGCAAGACATGAAAGCGCGGCTCCAAAGTCACCTGCGCCAGCTTGAACTCGACGAAAAAACCCGCCGGGAATTGATTGCCAATGTATCGCACGACTTGAGGACACCGATTGCGTCAATTCAGTCGTTCGTGGAAGCGCTGCAAGATAGGGTCATCGATGATACCGAAACATCGCAAGCCTATCTCACGACCATCCATCGAGAAGTACGACGATTGAATTCACTCATTGACGATCTATTTGAACTCTCAAAACTCGAGGCGGGACAGGAGACATTTGAACCAGTGCCCTGCCACCTTGACCAAATTATTATTGAAGTACTGGACAGTTACTCCGTGCGAATTCATGAAAAAATGCTGCAGGTCCACGTGTCTGTCGGTGACGACATCCCTGTTCTCCATCTGATGCCGGAGAAGATGATGCGAGTCCTCAACAATTTGGTCGACAACGCGGTCCGCCATTCCCCCCAAGGCGGCCTGTTACGAATCAACGTCCAGGCACACCCCCATGCAGGCTTTATTGAAGTGACGATTCGAGATGAAGCCGAGCGGGTGACCGGCGAAGACGCGAAACGAGTCTTCGAACGATTTTACCGTGTCGATAAATCGCGTAACAAAAGGTCGGGCGGAGCTGGATTAGGCTTGGCGATTGCCCGTTCCCTTGTCGAACTCCATGGCGGTGAAATTGGCGTACGTACGCCGCCAAACACCACGCAGGGAAACGAATTCTGGTTCACGCTGCCCCTGCACAAACGATGA
- a CDS encoding molybdopterin-dependent oxidoreductase, whose protein sequence is MRIQWFKHGTWPKWLVGLHHYTIASFILLTASGMALYLPAVHAPLIPYLPIIYRIHILLGLIFAITLITPFLRILPKGRRIWKFDWTLPILLGVPLVATGIFLWGGTVLPATITSHAFSWHGWLTIGLGAWILIHAFYKALGIRPNAAGVAGRVDPERRLFLRSAGMGALGTLAITFIDPISIVRALHAAGPGASSSPTANARGVQRFGAYYTVVNGYPSMALDAYRLRVDGDVTSAKTLSWSQIKSLTPYSEVKDFHCVTGWSVPNVHWRGIHLSQLVRLVEPTSRVKYVNFYSFDGAYTESLSLSEALDPSVLLAYEMDGQPLEQAQGAPLRLVVPKMYGYKSIKWLNRVEFSDKPITGYWEHYGYPNEAYL, encoded by the coding sequence ATGCGGATTCAGTGGTTCAAACACGGAACATGGCCCAAGTGGCTGGTCGGGCTGCATCACTACACCATTGCATCCTTCATCCTCTTGACCGCCAGTGGAATGGCACTCTACCTCCCAGCGGTCCACGCCCCCCTCATTCCCTATCTGCCGATTATCTACCGAATTCACATTTTGCTCGGGCTCATCTTCGCCATCACACTGATAACCCCCTTTCTGCGGATTCTGCCCAAAGGGCGGCGCATCTGGAAATTCGACTGGACGCTGCCCATCCTGTTGGGCGTGCCGCTGGTGGCCACCGGCATCTTTTTGTGGGGTGGCACCGTGCTGCCAGCCACCATCACCAGCCATGCGTTTTCATGGCACGGCTGGCTGACCATCGGGTTGGGCGCGTGGATTCTCATTCACGCATTTTATAAAGCGCTCGGCATTCGTCCAAACGCCGCGGGGGTCGCCGGCCGTGTCGATCCAGAGCGTCGATTGTTTCTCCGCTCCGCGGGCATGGGCGCCTTGGGAACACTGGCCATTACGTTTATCGATCCAATCTCGATTGTCCGCGCCCTGCACGCTGCTGGGCCAGGGGCCAGCAGCAGTCCGACAGCGAACGCGCGCGGTGTCCAGCGCTTTGGTGCCTACTACACAGTGGTCAACGGCTATCCGTCCATGGCATTGGATGCTTACCGCCTTCGTGTGGATGGCGACGTCACTTCCGCCAAAACACTGTCGTGGTCACAAATCAAATCCCTCACACCCTACAGTGAAGTCAAGGACTTTCACTGCGTCACGGGCTGGAGCGTACCCAATGTGCACTGGCGGGGGATTCACTTGTCCCAGTTGGTCAGACTGGTAGAGCCCACAAGCCGCGTGAAGTACGTCAATTTCTACTCCTTTGATGGCGCGTACACCGAATCTCTCAGCTTGTCAGAGGCGTTGGACCCGTCTGTCCTGCTGGCGTACGAAATGGACGGTCAACCCCTGGAACAAGCACAAGGCGCACCGCTTCGCTTGGTGGTACCCAAAATGTACGGGTATAAGTCCATCAAGTGGCTAAACCGTGTGGAATTCAGCGACAAGCCCATCACTGGCTATTGGGAGCACTACGGTTATCCCAATGAGGCGTATTTGTAA